One genomic region from Eublepharis macularius isolate TG4126 chromosome 18, MPM_Emac_v1.0, whole genome shotgun sequence encodes:
- the PCLAF gene encoding PCNA-associated factor — translation MVRTKADCGGTSGAYRKVVAARAPRKVLTSSSSNLNSSPTSRKAESKYAGGNPVCVRPTPSWQKGIGEFFGQSSKRSEKENQILDEEPGCSGIGQRRRKALPLPPCPTENEATSDDEKCEPVLASSC, via the exons ATGGTGCGGACCAAGGCGGACTGCGGGGGGACCAGCGGGGCTTATCGGAAAG TGGTGGCTGCGCGGGCTCCTCGGAAAGTGTTGACCTCCAGTAGCTCTAATTTGAATTCCTCTCCTACTTCACGGAAAG CAGAAAGCAAGTATGCAGGGGGCAATCCAGTTTGTGTGAGGCCCACGCCGTCCTGGCAGAAAGGAATCGGAGAGTTCTTCGGTCAGTCCTCAAAACGCTCAGAGAAGGAAAACCAGATCTTGGATGAAGAACCAGGATGCAGCGGAATAGGACAGCGTCGAAGAAA AGctcttcccctgcctccatgtcCTACGGAAAACGAAGCCACCTCTGACGATGAGAAGTGCGAGCCAGTTCTTGCCTCTTCCTGTTAA